A region from the Etheostoma spectabile isolate EspeVRDwgs_2016 chromosome 9, UIUC_Espe_1.0, whole genome shotgun sequence genome encodes:
- the LOC116695017 gene encoding prostaglandin E2 receptor EP4 subtype, which translates to MRLPEKIPLLSPYLLLQGVKREMHSQIHNRPKGISLTHTSPWVYLAMESPNFTHRSVSLNDTSVRNSQMTSVETAIALPIFMFAGGAIGNIIAIIVLSVSKQERKSSAFYTLLCGLAVTDLLGTCLASPLTIANYLDHNVLKDHHVCEFHSFLLLFFGLTGLSIICTMAAERYLAICCPYIYQRWGVDRRFAQKFLFFIYISHIFFCCLPMMGMSVSKLQPSGTWCFIDWETHEPVAAAYSVLYGAVSLLLILGTIVLNLAVCGALLLMRQRTVQRPVTRASVRERWRALSSAAETQMIAVLVMTSAVVLACSAPLVVRVFANRFMLKNDPKADLSAIRIASVNPILDPWIYILLRRSLFRRLLSLSRRGSSTRRGSSSTTQRDLFDPDLMRDSHVFTQLMCNTNIITQLPATVKFTAYNTESQT; encoded by the exons ATGAGACTACCAGAGAAAATACCCCTGCTGAGTCCTTATCTTCTGTTACAGGGCGTTAAAAGGGAAATGCACTCTCAAATCCACAACAGACCAAAGGGAATATCGCTAACACACACCAGCCCATGGGTGTATTTGGCGATGGAGAGTCCCAACTTTACGCACAGATCTGTTTCCTTAAACGACACGTCTGTTCGGAATTCACAAATGACCAGCGTCGAGACAGCAATCGCTTTACCCATTTTTATGTTTGCTGGAGGCGCCATTGGGAATATAATTGCAATAATCGTCCTTTCAGTGTCAAAACAGGAGAGAAAATCTTCAGCTTTCTACACGCTGTTGTGCGGTCTGGCGGTGACGGACCTGCTGGGCACCTGCCTGGCCAGTCCGCTCACCATAGCCAACTACCTGGACCACAATGTGCTGAAGGACCACCATGTCTGCGAGTTTCACtcttttttgctgctgtttttcGGTTTAACAGGACTGAGCATCATATGCACCATGGCAGCAGAGCGGTACCTGGCTATATGCTGCCCGTACATCTACCAGCGGTGGGGGGTGGACCGACGCTTTGCGCAAAAGttccttttctttatttacatcAGTCATATCTTCTTCTGCTGCCTCCCAATGATGGGCATGTCGGTGAGCAAGCTGCAGCCGTCCGGGACCTGGTGCTTCATCGACTGGGAGACACACGAGCCTGTGGCCGCCGCTTACTCCGTCCTGTACGGCGCCGTCAGCCTGCTGCTCATCCTGGGCACCATCGTGCTGAACCTGGCGGTGTGCGGAGCTCTGCTGCTGATGCGCCAGAGGACCGTGCAGCGGCCCGTCACCAGAGCCAGCGTCCGGGAGAGGTGGAGGGCTCTGTCCTCGGCTGCAGAGACGCAGATGATCGCGGTGCTGGTGATGACCTCCGCGGTGGTTCTGGCCTGTTCAGCCCCGTTGGTG GTCCGTGTGTTTGCCAACCGTTTCATGCTGAAAAATGACCCCAAAGCTGACCTTTCTGCCATCCGAATAGCCTCTGTTAACCCCATCCTCGACCCCTGGATCTACATCCTCCTTAGGAGGTCTCTTTTTCGGCGATTACTAAGTCTATCCAGGCGAGGTAGCAGCACTCGCAGAGGTTCATCTTCTACAACACAAAGGGATCTGTTTGATCCTGATCTCATGAGGGACAGCCACGTGTTCACCCAGCTGATGTGCAACACAAACATTATAACTCAGCTGCCTGCCACCGTCAAATTTACTGCGTACAACACAGAGAGTCAGACATAA